From Haliotis asinina isolate JCU_RB_2024 chromosome 8, JCU_Hal_asi_v2, whole genome shotgun sequence, a single genomic window includes:
- the LOC137295333 gene encoding uncharacterized protein produces MYPKVGMSVRVYPKVGMSVRVYPNVGVSMRVFPIVGMSLRVYPNVDVSVRVYPNVGMSVRVYPNIGVSMRVFPNVGMSLRVYPNVGVSMTVFPNVGMSVRMYPNVGMSVRAYEKFMCL; encoded by the coding sequence ATGTATCCCAAAGTTGGCATGTCTGTgagagtgtatcccaaagttgGCATGTCTGTGAGAGTGTATCCCAATGTTGGTGTGTCTATGAGAGTGTTCCCCATTGTTGGCATGTCTTTGAGAGTGTATCCCAATGTTGATGTGTCTGTGAGAGTGTATCCCAATGTTGGCATGTCTGTGAGAGTGTATCCCAATATTGGTGTGTCTATGAGAGTGTTCCCCAATGTTGGCATGTCTTTGAGAGTGTATCCCAATGTTGGTGTGTCTATGACAGTGTTCCCCAATGTTGGCATGTCTGTGAGAATGTATCCCAATGTTGGCATGTCTGTGAGAGCGTATGAAAAGTTTATGTGTCTGTGA
- the LOC137294910 gene encoding cyclic AMP-dependent transcription factor ATF-3-like, whose product MFSEDVFDFNLPGNVDVGCIQDQELLNAQERALASNSITPLLKQELRYKIQSRRLTEGKDELNVSCSNTSTSHSYELTAEEIEKRRTRKEQNRRAAKRFRQKKKDETDAHLQEMEMLQKKNTALHAKVKDLLQERARLLSQLAEHLLTCSNPMLTPVHSPLC is encoded by the exons atgttttcagaagATGTATTTGATTTTAACTTACCTGGAAATGTCGATGTTGGTTGTATTCAAGATCAGGAGCTGTTGAACGCCCAGGAGCGGGCGTTGGCGAGTAACTCCATCACACCCCTACTCAAACAGGAACTCCGATATAAGATACAGTCTCGCAGACTTACAGAGGGAAAAGACGAGTTGAATGTATCCTGCTCTAACACTTCTACTTCACATTCGTACGAG CTGACGGCAGAGGAAATTGAGAAGAGGAGGACGAGAAAGGAACAAAACCGACGAGCAGCTAAACGTTTCCGACAGAAGAAGAAGGATGAAACAGACGCGCACCTGCAG GAGATGGAaatgcttcagaaaaagaacaCGGCGCTCCATGCCAAGGTCAAGGATCTTCTACAAGAACGTGCGCGCCTTCTTTCTCAACTCGCCGAGCATCTTCTCACGTGCAGCAACCCGATGCTTACCCCTGTCCACAGCCCGTTGTGCTAA